The Lysobacter enzymogenes genome window below encodes:
- a CDS encoding glycoside hydrolase family 5 protein, producing MRLPSLPTLALSLALAAPLPAAAADLIGFWDAPRHGGNSFNRLPPDAAYFQALRGYGASWVRLSYDKWKPERRDFLIGDADDYRQLSAPDLKTLKAALARADAAGLKTVVAPLSLPYSRWAQNNGGRFDDRLWQDRERWDAAARFWRDLARELKDQPGIAAYNLINEPAPEKQGGLSEYASAGERRDWYARQRGGARDLPAFYQHIVRAIREVDPDTPIMLDAGWYASAGGFAYWPAPLDDAKALYSVHMYEPYQVTSAPNLKRAKPYVYPGPAPYGGRDEIWNRERVGAHLAQAFDWAKARGVPAARMVAGEFGCVRQLDDCARYLDDVLTALDRAGAHWAFYAFREDAWDAMDYELGKKKVDWRYWDAMEQGKPDPVTRNAGPEFEPIRKRLAAGRE from the coding sequence ATGCGCCTGCCGTCGCTGCCGACCCTGGCCCTGTCCCTCGCCCTGGCCGCGCCGCTGCCGGCCGCGGCCGCCGACCTGATCGGCTTCTGGGACGCGCCGCGCCACGGCGGCAACAGCTTCAACCGGCTGCCGCCGGACGCCGCGTACTTCCAGGCGCTGCGCGGCTACGGCGCGAGCTGGGTGCGGCTGTCCTACGACAAATGGAAGCCCGAACGCCGCGACTTCCTGATCGGCGACGCCGACGATTACCGGCAACTGTCGGCGCCCGACCTGAAGACGCTGAAGGCGGCGCTGGCGCGCGCCGACGCGGCCGGGCTCAAGACCGTGGTCGCGCCGCTGTCGCTGCCGTACTCGCGCTGGGCGCAGAACAACGGCGGCCGCTTCGACGACCGGCTGTGGCAGGACCGCGAGCGCTGGGACGCGGCGGCGCGGTTCTGGCGCGACCTGGCGCGCGAGCTCAAGGACCAGCCCGGCATCGCCGCCTACAACCTCATCAACGAGCCGGCGCCGGAGAAGCAAGGCGGACTCAGCGAGTACGCCAGCGCCGGCGAGCGCCGCGACTGGTACGCGCGCCAGCGCGGCGGCGCGCGCGACCTGCCGGCGTTCTACCAGCACATCGTGCGCGCGATCCGCGAGGTCGACCCCGACACGCCGATCATGCTCGACGCCGGCTGGTACGCCTCCGCCGGCGGCTTCGCCTACTGGCCGGCGCCGCTGGACGACGCCAAGGCGCTCTACAGCGTGCACATGTACGAGCCGTACCAGGTCACCAGCGCGCCGAACCTCAAGCGCGCCAAACCCTATGTCTATCCCGGCCCGGCCCCGTACGGCGGCCGCGACGAAATCTGGAACCGCGAACGCGTCGGCGCGCACTTGGCCCAGGCCTTCGACTGGGCCAAGGCGCGCGGCGTGCCGGCCGCGCGCATGGTCGCCGGCGAATTCGGCTGCGTGCGCCAGCTCGACGATTGCGCGCGCTACCTCGACGACGTGCTGACCGCGCTCGACCGCGCCGGCGCGCACTGGGCGTTCTACGCCTTCCGCGAAGACGCGTGGGATGCGATGGACTACGAACTGGGCAAGAAGAAGGTCGACTGGCGTTACTGGGACGCGATGGAGCAGGGCAAGCCCGATCCGGTGACGCGCAATGCCGGTCCTGAGTTCGAGCCGATCCGCAAGCGTTTGGCCGCAGGCCGCGAGTAA
- a CDS encoding Rrf2 family transcriptional regulator, whose amino-acid sequence MKLSLYTDYSLRVLIHLGTHEGELVSIAQIAQSYGISHSHLTKVVQDLGAAGFIETVRGRNGGIRLGRAAGKIGLGEVVRHTEAHFDLVDCSDCLIAPACGLPPILAEATRAFFAVLDGYTVADLLGKQRALQRLFAVGA is encoded by the coding sequence ATGAAGCTGAGCCTGTACACCGACTATTCCCTGCGCGTGCTGATCCATCTCGGCACGCACGAGGGCGAACTGGTCTCGATCGCGCAGATCGCCCAGTCCTACGGCATTTCCCACAGCCATCTGACCAAGGTGGTGCAGGACCTCGGCGCGGCCGGCTTTATCGAGACCGTGCGCGGACGCAACGGCGGCATCCGCCTCGGCCGCGCGGCCGGCAAGATCGGCCTGGGCGAGGTGGTGCGCCACACCGAAGCGCATTTCGATCTGGTCGATTGCAGCGACTGCCTGATCGCGCCGGCCTGCGGTCTGCCGCCGATCCTGGCCGAGGCGACGCGGGCGTTTTTCGCGGTGCTGGACGGTTATACGGTGGCGGATCTGCTTGGGAAGCAGCGGGCGTTGCAGCGGTTATTCGCGGTTGGGGCGTGA
- a CDS encoding group III truncated hemoglobin, with the protein MRSLDGLDEAALAALVRRFYAAVRADPQLGPVFAAAVDDWDEHERRLVDFWTSLMLGSGRYRGNPAQLHLRHAAHIRPELFARWLALWRRCSEQSLPPAHAAAVQARAGRIAEHLQRLLAQARADH; encoded by the coding sequence ATGCGCAGCCTCGATGGATTGGACGAAGCCGCCTTGGCGGCGCTGGTGCGCCGCTTCTACGCGGCGGTGCGCGCGGACCCGCAGCTCGGTCCGGTGTTCGCCGCCGCGGTCGACGACTGGGACGAACACGAGCGCCGGTTGGTCGACTTCTGGACCTCGCTGATGCTCGGCAGCGGCCGTTACCGCGGCAATCCGGCGCAGCTGCATCTGCGCCATGCCGCGCACATCCGCCCCGAGCTGTTCGCGCGCTGGCTGGCGCTGTGGCGCCGTTGCAGCGAACAGTCGCTGCCGCCGGCGCACGCCGCCGCCGTGCAGGCGCGCGCCGGGCGCATCGCCGAACACTTGCAGCGCCTGCTCGCGCAGGCGCGCGCCGATCACTGA
- the hmpA gene encoding NO-inducible flavohemoprotein: MTTALNEATVAVVRATVPALAAHGHAITTAMYRRLFRDESIAALFNHANQGGDNAQAHALASAILAYAQHIDDLPALAGAVERIAQKHIGYHILPEHYPFVARALLGAIEEVLGAVATPQVLAAWGEAYWFLADLLMRREAELRGELAAAAGGWSGWREFLIAGRRVENAATDAPIVSFDLRPADRGAVIAHRPGQYLTLRYAVPGQGAVKRNYSISCAPNREGYRITVKREARGHGGSRYLHDALGVGARIELTPPAGDFFLSDAPPRPVVLLSGGVGLTPMVSMLETIVARHPQLETHYVHGTADRASHAMAAHVAALAASHGRTRVSTFYAQPSAGGDHRHGLIDIDWLRANVPLLDADVYLCGPRPFLRALVPALARAGVAGERVHYEFFGPSDEQLAA; encoded by the coding sequence ATGACCACCGCATTGAACGAGGCCACCGTGGCCGTCGTCCGCGCCACCGTGCCCGCACTGGCCGCGCACGGCCACGCCATCACCACCGCGATGTACCGCCGGCTGTTTCGCGACGAATCGATCGCCGCCTTGTTCAACCACGCCAACCAGGGCGGCGACAACGCCCAGGCGCATGCGCTGGCCAGCGCGATCCTGGCCTACGCCCAGCACATCGACGACCTGCCGGCGCTGGCCGGCGCGGTCGAGCGCATCGCCCAGAAGCACATCGGCTACCACATCCTGCCCGAGCACTATCCCTTCGTCGCGCGCGCCTTGCTCGGCGCGATCGAGGAAGTGCTCGGCGCCGTCGCCACGCCGCAAGTGCTGGCCGCGTGGGGCGAGGCGTACTGGTTCCTGGCCGATCTGCTGATGCGCCGCGAGGCCGAACTGCGCGGCGAACTGGCCGCTGCGGCCGGCGGCTGGAGCGGCTGGCGCGAGTTCCTGATCGCCGGCAGGCGCGTCGAGAACGCCGCTACGGACGCGCCGATCGTCTCCTTCGACCTGCGCCCGGCCGACCGCGGCGCGGTGATCGCGCACCGGCCCGGGCAGTACCTGACCCTGCGCTACGCAGTGCCGGGGCAGGGCGCGGTCAAGCGCAACTACTCGATTTCCTGCGCGCCCAATCGCGAGGGCTACCGCATCACGGTCAAGCGCGAGGCGCGCGGGCACGGCGGCTCGCGCTACCTGCACGACGCGCTCGGCGTTGGCGCGCGGATCGAACTGACCCCGCCGGCCGGCGACTTCTTCCTGTCCGACGCGCCGCCGCGGCCGGTGGTGCTGCTGTCCGGCGGCGTCGGCCTGACCCCGATGGTCAGCATGCTCGAAACCATCGTCGCGCGGCATCCGCAGCTGGAGACCCATTACGTGCACGGCACTGCCGACCGCGCCAGCCATGCGATGGCCGCGCATGTCGCGGCGCTGGCCGCGTCGCACGGACGCACCCGGGTCAGCACGTTCTACGCGCAACCCTCGGCCGGCGGCGATCATCGTCATGGCCTGATCGACATCGACTGGCTGCGCGCGAACGTGCCGCTGCTGGACGCGGACGTGTACCTGTGCGGCCCGCGCCCGTTCCTGCGCGCGCTGGTGCCGGCGCTGGCGCGCGCGGGCGTGGCGGGGGAGCGGGTGCATTACGAGTTCTTCGGGCCGAGCGACGAGCAGTTGGCGGCTTGA
- the bglX gene encoding beta-glucosidase BglX, whose translation MTGRVDIEALIDRMTLEEKIGQLSILADSIRPFAFDVNPDSFQWGPERTREMIRAGQVGALFNGVGAKEGRELQQIAVEQSRLGIPILLGADVIHGMRTVFPIPLGEAASFEPELAERTARAAAVEATREGLHWTFAPVVDIARDQRWGRVAETTGEDTVLACAFARARVRGFQGPDLTADDSLLATPKHFAAYGAVSAGLDYNTVDLSPQTLFDVHLPPFKAAIEAGALTVMSSFNDINGVPATANRDLLTGVLREQWGFEGFVVSDYTSDFELIAHGYAADEKHAAELSIRAGLDMSMQSGVFMDHLHALVDEGKVSLQAIDTAVRRILTVKARMGLFENPYRSLNEAPPGPAPYLAAHDALAREAARRSVVMLKNENAALPLRKSGQRIALIGPFARDRANLAGCWNIFGDASREIDLETGLRAALADPSALDVVEGSGFVDAIDGGIDAAVAAARGADAVLLAVGEPSDFSGEAQSRTQIVLPAAQQALAEAVLAAGTPVIVLLRCGRALALGPLQAADAVLVTWFLGSQTGHAVADLLFGAHGPSGRLPVSFPRDSGQQPYYYNHPSTGRPYIPGGLEAFRTRWREVDHAALYPFGHGLTYGRIEYGAAQLDAPTLAWDGELRARVQVRNIGERAAEEVVQLYLRDRVASRVRPVRELKRFAKIALAPGESREVEFALSRADLEFRGTDNLAVAEPGLFDLWLAPSATAGEAVQFELLAP comes from the coding sequence ATGACCGGCCGCGTTGATATCGAGGCACTGATCGATCGGATGACGCTGGAGGAGAAGATCGGTCAGCTGTCGATCCTCGCCGACTCCATCCGCCCCTTCGCTTTCGACGTCAATCCGGACTCGTTCCAGTGGGGGCCCGAGCGCACCCGCGAGATGATCCGGGCCGGGCAGGTCGGCGCGCTGTTCAACGGCGTCGGCGCCAAGGAAGGCCGCGAACTGCAGCAGATCGCGGTCGAGCAAAGCCGCCTCGGCATCCCGATCCTGCTCGGCGCCGACGTCATCCACGGCATGCGCACCGTGTTCCCGATTCCGCTCGGCGAAGCGGCCAGCTTCGAGCCCGAGCTGGCCGAGCGCACCGCGCGCGCGGCGGCGGTGGAAGCGACCCGCGAAGGCCTGCATTGGACCTTCGCTCCGGTCGTCGACATCGCCCGCGACCAGCGCTGGGGCCGGGTCGCCGAAACCACCGGCGAGGACACCGTGCTGGCCTGCGCGTTCGCGCGCGCGCGCGTGCGCGGCTTCCAGGGCCCGGACCTGACCGCCGACGATTCGCTGTTGGCCACCCCCAAGCATTTCGCCGCCTACGGCGCGGTCAGCGCTGGGCTGGACTACAACACCGTCGACCTGTCGCCGCAGACCCTGTTCGATGTGCACCTGCCGCCGTTCAAGGCCGCGATCGAAGCCGGCGCGCTGACGGTGATGAGCTCGTTCAACGACATCAACGGCGTGCCCGCGACCGCCAACCGCGACCTGCTGACCGGCGTGCTGCGCGAGCAATGGGGCTTCGAAGGCTTCGTCGTTTCCGACTACACCTCCGATTTCGAGCTGATCGCGCACGGCTACGCCGCCGACGAGAAGCACGCGGCCGAGCTGAGCATCCGCGCCGGCCTCGACATGAGCATGCAGAGCGGTGTGTTCATGGATCACCTGCACGCGCTGGTCGACGAGGGCAAGGTGTCGCTGCAGGCCATCGACACCGCGGTGCGCCGCATCCTCACGGTCAAGGCGCGGATGGGCTTGTTCGAGAATCCGTACCGCTCCTTGAACGAAGCGCCGCCGGGCCCGGCGCCGTACCTGGCCGCGCACGACGCGCTCGCGCGCGAGGCCGCGCGGCGCAGCGTGGTGATGCTGAAGAACGAGAACGCCGCGCTGCCGCTGCGCAAGTCCGGCCAGCGCATCGCCCTGATCGGCCCGTTCGCGCGCGACCGCGCCAACCTCGCCGGTTGCTGGAACATCTTCGGCGACGCCAGCCGCGAGATCGACCTGGAAACCGGCCTGCGCGCCGCGCTCGCCGACCCGTCCGCGCTGGACGTGGTCGAAGGCAGCGGCTTCGTCGACGCCATCGACGGCGGCATCGACGCCGCGGTTGCCGCGGCGCGCGGCGCCGACGCGGTGCTGCTCGCGGTCGGCGAGCCCAGCGATTTTTCCGGCGAAGCGCAGTCGCGCACCCAGATCGTGCTGCCGGCCGCGCAACAGGCGCTGGCCGAGGCGGTGTTGGCCGCGGGCACGCCGGTGATCGTGCTGCTGCGTTGCGGCCGCGCGCTGGCGCTGGGCCCGCTGCAAGCCGCCGATGCGGTGCTGGTGACCTGGTTCCTCGGCAGCCAGACCGGCCATGCCGTGGCCGATCTGCTGTTCGGCGCGCACGGCCCCAGCGGCCGCCTGCCGGTGAGCTTTCCGCGGGATTCGGGCCAGCAGCCGTACTACTACAACCATCCGTCGACCGGCCGGCCTTACATTCCGGGCGGCCTGGAGGCGTTCCGCACGCGCTGGCGCGAAGTCGATCACGCGGCGCTGTATCCGTTCGGCCACGGCCTGACCTACGGCCGCATCGAGTACGGCGCGGCGCAGTTGGACGCGCCGACGCTGGCCTGGGACGGCGAACTGCGCGCGCGCGTGCAGGTGCGCAACATCGGCGAACGCGCGGCCGAAGAAGTGGTGCAGCTGTACCTGCGCGACCGCGTCGCCAGCCGGGTGCGCCCGGTGCGCGAGCTCAAGCGCTTCGCCAAGATCGCGCTGGCGCCGGGCGAAAGCCGCGAGGTCGAGTTCGCGCTGAGCCGCGCCGACCTGGAATTCCGCGGCACCGACAACCTGGCCGTGGCCGAGCCGGGCCTGTTCGACCTGTGGCTGGCGCCGTCGGCGACGGCGGGCGAGGCGGTGCAGTTCGAACTGCTGGCGCCGTAA
- a CDS encoding TonB-dependent siderophore receptor, translating into MPVDFSVAVAVPPSRGLARAPLALALTAALACAAPAAALAQTAAPATQAAQASPTDLDAVEVKANQLGTITEGSGSYTPGTIATATRLVLTPRQTPQSISVIGRQEMDDFGLTGIDDVMRVTPGISIVTYDSERTEYYARGFAIQNFQYDGIPMQRDSAYSAGNTLSDTAIYDRIEVLKGATGLLTGIGDPGATINLIRKKPTRQWQGHVGLGAGSWDEHRAEVDVSGPLSDSGRVRGRAVAVGQDKNGYSDRYRRSTRVFYGIVEADLGESTLLTVGADYQDSDPRGSSWGGIPLLDADGKFYKVARSFNNGADWSRWRQYTRTGFATLEHRFGDGWVAKVQLNHQVNGYDAALGAAASGHPDPRDGSGVGLWLGKYVGETVSNALDAYVSGHFAWFGREHELVFGASASRKRWTGTGYFAPADYPATVADYRRWNGDIPEPAWQHGFDNDEVTRESGAYVVGRFDLADPLKLILGSRIANYKTTDIRESGVIVPYAGAVYDLNRFLSAYASYSTIFKPQTEQDERGRALDPREGENYELGLKGEFFDGRLNASAAVFRLNQDNYPVLSGGRTPTGGDAYRALQGVRTEGYELELSGQLRPGWQIQGGYAHKVARQNGNKVSTLEPEDQFSVHTTYRFEGALSGWTLGAGARWQSSSFGPVGAPGGASVQHRTEPYWLLDAMVGYRFDERLSATLNVDNLLDKRYYTIFDAYSTYTWGEPRSVRAALTWRF; encoded by the coding sequence GTGCCCGTCGATTTCTCCGTTGCTGTTGCCGTGCCGCCGTCGCGCGGCCTCGCCCGCGCGCCGCTGGCGCTCGCCCTGACCGCGGCGCTCGCGTGCGCCGCACCGGCGGCTGCGCTGGCGCAAACCGCCGCGCCCGCAACCCAGGCCGCGCAGGCCAGCCCGACCGACCTGGACGCGGTCGAAGTCAAGGCCAACCAACTCGGCACGATCACCGAAGGCAGCGGTTCGTACACCCCCGGCACCATCGCCACCGCGACCCGGCTGGTGCTGACGCCGCGGCAGACGCCGCAGTCGATCAGCGTGATCGGCCGCCAGGAGATGGACGACTTCGGCCTCACCGGCATCGACGATGTCATGCGGGTCACCCCCGGCATCAGCATCGTCACCTACGACAGCGAGCGCACCGAATACTACGCGCGCGGCTTCGCGATCCAGAACTTCCAGTACGACGGCATTCCGATGCAGCGCGATTCGGCGTACTCCGCCGGCAACACGCTCAGCGACACCGCCATCTACGACCGCATCGAAGTGCTCAAGGGCGCCACCGGCCTGCTGACCGGCATCGGCGATCCGGGCGCGACCATCAATTTGATCCGCAAGAAGCCGACCCGCCAGTGGCAAGGCCACGTCGGCCTGGGCGCGGGCTCGTGGGACGAGCACCGCGCCGAAGTCGACGTGTCCGGCCCGCTCAGCGACAGCGGCCGGGTGCGCGGCCGCGCGGTCGCGGTCGGCCAGGACAAGAACGGCTACAGCGACCGCTACCGGCGCAGCACCCGCGTGTTCTACGGCATCGTCGAAGCCGACCTCGGCGAGAGCACGCTGCTGACGGTCGGCGCCGATTACCAGGACAGCGATCCGCGCGGCTCCAGTTGGGGCGGCATTCCCTTGCTCGATGCCGACGGCAAGTTCTACAAGGTCGCGCGTTCGTTCAACAACGGCGCCGACTGGAGCCGCTGGCGCCAGTACACCCGCACCGGCTTCGCGACCCTGGAACACCGCTTCGGCGACGGCTGGGTCGCGAAAGTGCAGCTCAACCATCAGGTCAACGGCTACGACGCCGCGCTCGGCGCGGCCGCATCGGGCCATCCGGATCCGCGCGACGGCAGCGGGGTCGGGCTGTGGCTCGGCAAGTACGTCGGCGAGACCGTGTCGAACGCGCTCGACGCCTACGTCAGCGGCCACTTCGCCTGGTTCGGACGCGAGCACGAACTGGTGTTCGGCGCCAGCGCCTCGCGCAAGCGCTGGACCGGCACCGGCTACTTCGCGCCGGCCGACTATCCGGCGACGGTGGCCGATTACCGCCGCTGGAACGGCGACATCCCCGAGCCGGCCTGGCAGCACGGCTTCGACAACGATGAGGTCACCCGCGAAAGCGGCGCCTACGTGGTCGGCCGCTTCGACCTCGCCGATCCGCTCAAGCTGATCCTCGGCAGCCGCATCGCCAACTACAAGACCACCGACATCCGCGAGAGCGGGGTGATCGTGCCGTACGCCGGTGCGGTCTACGACCTCAACCGTTTCCTGTCCGCGTACGCGAGCTACAGCACCATCTTCAAGCCGCAGACCGAGCAGGACGAACGCGGCCGCGCGCTGGATCCGCGCGAAGGCGAAAACTACGAACTCGGCCTGAAGGGCGAGTTCTTCGACGGCCGCCTCAACGCCAGCGCCGCGGTGTTCCGTTTGAACCAGGACAACTACCCGGTGCTCAGCGGCGGCAGGACGCCCACCGGCGGCGACGCGTACCGCGCCTTGCAGGGCGTGCGCACCGAAGGCTACGAACTGGAACTGTCCGGCCAGTTGCGGCCGGGCTGGCAGATCCAGGGCGGCTACGCGCACAAGGTCGCGCGCCAGAACGGCAACAAGGTCTCGACGCTGGAGCCGGAAGACCAGTTCAGCGTGCACACCACGTACCGGTTCGAAGGCGCGCTGAGCGGCTGGACCCTCGGCGCCGGCGCGCGCTGGCAGAGCAGCAGCTTCGGCCCGGTCGGCGCGCCCGGCGGCGCCAGCGTGCAGCACCGCACCGAGCCGTACTGGCTGCTGGACGCGATGGTCGGCTATCGCTTCGACGAACGCCTCTCGGCGACGCTCAACGTCGACAACCTGCTCGACAAGCGCTACTACACGATCTTCGACGCCTACAGCACCTACACCTGGGGCGAGCCGCGCAGCGTGCGCGCGGCGCTGACTTGGCGGTTCTGA
- a CDS encoding ABC transporter ATP-binding protein produces MSRASSSRDLWRLIRTGRPSPVALSAAAFAAIASVAGTLWFPVQTKQMIDGFGRGEVDLWAMAGLVAILAAAALLNAASAYLLARVGYQLVARLRQTLIDKLLRLPVASFDRESSGERVSRVVRDCESISELIARQTVNLLTGVLLLVGSIVVLLLLDVRLTLTLIGSIGAAFAIMIPIAFLLDGLSRKIQDRTARFSGILTHIFQEIRLVKAFTAEPRERERSREEIDGLKRLGLKVARVNVLLEPLMSLAMTLAIIIILVYGAARVAAGEITVGTLTAFILYIFNVATPLMQLTHFTAELQKAKGASARIAAILLEDEEETRPGTVARTPGQTLEFEQVSFAYADRDAAVLRGIDLRFEPGRTVALVGTSGSGKTTLLSLIERFYEPSGGRILYGGRPIGEFDLRQWRGSIGYVAQSAPVMPGTVRDNIAYGLDSEFSDEQLRSAARRAGALDFIEKMPQGFDTVLIEQGNNLSGGQRQRIAIARMFLRDPDILILDEATSALDSETEHQVKLALDELMRGRTNIIVAHRLSTVMHADRICFLDAGRISGMGSHVELLATHPHYARLVERQFRRPAEAELAVAP; encoded by the coding sequence ATGAGCCGCGCTTCGTCCTCGCGCGACCTGTGGCGGCTGATCCGCACCGGCCGGCCCTCGCCGGTCGCGCTGTCGGCGGCCGCGTTCGCGGCGATCGCCTCGGTCGCCGGCACGCTATGGTTCCCGGTCCAGACCAAGCAGATGATCGATGGCTTCGGCCGCGGCGAAGTCGATCTGTGGGCGATGGCCGGACTGGTCGCGATCCTCGCCGCCGCGGCCCTGCTCAACGCCGCCTCGGCGTATCTGCTGGCGCGGGTCGGCTATCAGCTGGTCGCGCGCCTGCGCCAGACCTTGATCGACAAGCTGCTGCGTCTGCCGGTGGCCTCGTTCGACCGCGAAAGCAGCGGCGAACGGGTCAGCCGCGTGGTCCGCGACTGCGAATCCATTTCCGAACTGATCGCGCGCCAGACCGTCAACCTGCTGACCGGCGTGTTGCTGCTGGTCGGTTCGATCGTGGTGCTGCTGTTGCTGGACGTGCGCCTGACCCTGACCCTGATCGGCTCGATCGGCGCGGCGTTCGCGATCATGATCCCGATCGCGTTCCTGCTCGACGGCCTGTCGCGCAAGATCCAGGACCGCACCGCGCGCTTCAGCGGCATCCTCACCCACATCTTCCAGGAAATCCGCCTGGTCAAGGCGTTCACCGCCGAGCCGCGCGAACGCGAGCGCAGCCGCGAGGAGATCGACGGGCTCAAGCGGCTGGGGCTGAAGGTGGCGCGGGTCAACGTGCTGCTGGAACCGCTGATGAGCCTGGCGATGACCCTGGCGATCATCATCATCCTGGTCTACGGCGCCGCCCGCGTCGCCGCCGGCGAAATCACCGTCGGCACTTTGACCGCCTTCATCCTGTACATCTTCAACGTCGCCACGCCGCTGATGCAGCTGACCCACTTCACCGCCGAGTTGCAGAAGGCCAAGGGCGCTTCGGCGCGGATCGCGGCGATCCTGCTCGAAGACGAAGAAGAAACCCGCCCCGGCACCGTCGCGCGCACGCCGGGCCAGACCCTGGAATTCGAGCAGGTGTCCTTCGCCTACGCCGACCGCGACGCCGCCGTGCTGCGCGGCATCGACCTGCGGTTCGAACCCGGCCGCACCGTGGCCCTGGTCGGCACCAGCGGCAGCGGCAAGACCACCTTGCTGTCGCTGATCGAGCGCTTCTACGAACCCAGCGGCGGCCGCATCCTCTACGGCGGCCGCCCGATCGGCGAGTTCGATCTGCGCCAGTGGCGCGGCAGCATCGGCTACGTCGCCCAGAGCGCGCCGGTGATGCCCGGCACGGTGCGCGACAACATCGCTTACGGCCTCGACAGCGAGTTCAGCGACGAACAGCTGCGCTCGGCCGCGCGCCGCGCCGGCGCGCTGGACTTCATCGAGAAGATGCCGCAAGGCTTCGACACCGTGCTGATCGAACAAGGCAACAACCTGTCCGGCGGCCAGCGCCAGCGCATCGCGATCGCGCGCATGTTCCTGCGCGACCCCGACATCCTGATCCTCGACGAGGCCACCTCCGCGCTCGACAGCGAGACCGAGCATCAGGTCAAGCTGGCGCTCGACGAGCTGATGCGCGGGCGCACCAACATCATCGTCGCCCACCGCCTGTCGACGGTGATGCACGCCGACCGCATCTGCTTCCTCGATGCCGGGCGCATCTCCGGCATGGGCAGCCACGTCGAGCTGCTGGCCACCCATCCGCATTACGCGCGGCTGGTCGAGCGCCAGTTCCGGCGCCCGGCCGAGGCCGAACTGGCGGTCGCGCCCTGA